Genomic segment of Nitrosopumilaceae archaeon AB1(1):
GGTGAGGGAGCTCATTATATGTCAATGAGTGGTTATACAAAACAATTTAAGAAAAAAATAGAGTACATTCCATTTCCAGGTACATTAAATATCAAATTAAAAAATACTAGTGACAAGACATTGTTATCTATGATATCAGATATGAAAGAGATCACGATTAATGGTTTTGCAGATAAAAATAGAACGTATGGCTGGGTAAAATGTTATCCTGCAAAATTGAAAGATATACCCTGTCATTTGGTAATACTTGAACGAACCCATCACGATAATTCCATAGTGGAAATAATAGCAAAGGTGGAAATTCGTAAAAAAGCGAAACTCAAGAATGGGGCCAAAGTAGTAATTACAATAAAGACAAATTAGATTCCATGTATGGATGTGCCATAGGTTTCACGAATATCAGAGCTAGACAGATTAGGTAATGATGACTCTAGACGTACTACCTTGCAATCAAGATTGATATTTTTACATCC
This window contains:
- a CDS encoding DUF120 domain-containing protein; amino-acid sequence: MTKIHQIFTISQLLKMGARYAFVPVTTSDLAKIMEKSQQSISKELIDMEKSGLIKRTIVSRKHGIMITAKGYEEVKKITEVLKKSLQNHTIIKLHGEIVTGVGEGAHYMSMSGYTKQFKKKIEYIPFPGTLNIKLKNTSDKTLLSMISDMKEITINGFADKNRTYGWVKCYPAKLKDIPCHLVILERTHHDNSIVEIIAKVEIRKKAKLKNGAKVVITIKTN